From a single Planctellipticum variicoloris genomic region:
- a CDS encoding ParB/RepB/Spo0J family partition protein, protein MIDATLPQPGEHVPLPGQLSLLPDEPAGTEARAALRECWRTVAAGTPIPRIASLRQLDLVCETERNDREFWLLVKAAAEEELGPLGGRRYVWQQATPFETADDAITDEINLMLARVCGQESRDESPESRAREERTMPQAAARKTKAARPPRPKAEKPAAVETSTTAKPELAGELRMIDVGLLRPSPYQTRRPPSEEWLIELGNSLRQDGQLTPCLVRPLPEANGFELIAGHTRTAAAKRTHRPQLECRIVQCDDATARRLVLVENAKRRDLDILEKARALQGLVDEYAAAGRSQRDLADDVGVSQSEISNLTRLLTLPAAWQERLITGGITKTQARELLPWCDVAALWPRLEKFRDDEGPEWFSRDFSQLLDQALYDVSRPMEKGAGFFDEQRQRRTVMAFAATPDECKHLQVRKVGKSDRAFNTALWDSMQHVAEDKAAAKSAMQAEATAGKVAAKKVTPKQAAEQFNKRLYRWKVAWLQQRIAAALEDKTEGDTLVLLLVWFAQDGHTASHERRTSLAKAFGVRRTSWYQTDAIHILQAVAAKPAATRTASLRRILQEWVQHPADTGSTDMPAPLVDWLAEHLGIDIVRQWSLDRSYLELLTTAQLQELAAEWKLRSTDTKRGDLVEWLATAGKEKPCPKAVRGIKAVSLV, encoded by the coding sequence TTGATCGACGCGACGTTGCCGCAACCGGGGGAACACGTCCCCTTGCCGGGGCAGCTCTCGCTGCTGCCCGACGAGCCAGCGGGCACGGAGGCCCGCGCCGCTCTGCGGGAATGCTGGCGGACCGTCGCCGCCGGCACGCCAATACCGCGGATCGCATCTCTGCGTCAGCTCGATCTCGTCTGTGAGACCGAACGGAACGACCGCGAGTTCTGGCTGCTCGTCAAGGCCGCGGCCGAGGAGGAGCTGGGACCGCTCGGCGGCCGGCGCTACGTCTGGCAGCAGGCCACGCCGTTCGAGACGGCCGACGACGCGATCACGGATGAAATCAACCTGATGCTGGCCCGCGTGTGCGGCCAGGAGTCGAGAGACGAGAGTCCAGAGTCGAGAGCCAGAGAGGAAAGAACCATGCCCCAGGCTGCAGCCCGCAAGACGAAGGCCGCGAGGCCGCCCAGGCCGAAAGCCGAGAAGCCCGCGGCCGTTGAGACATCGACGACTGCCAAGCCGGAGCTGGCCGGCGAACTGCGGATGATTGACGTCGGCCTGCTGCGGCCGAGTCCGTACCAGACGCGGCGGCCGCCGTCCGAGGAATGGCTGATCGAGCTGGGCAACTCGCTCCGCCAGGATGGCCAGCTCACGCCCTGCCTGGTCCGGCCGTTGCCGGAGGCGAACGGCTTCGAACTGATCGCCGGGCACACGCGTACGGCCGCCGCGAAGCGGACGCATCGACCGCAGCTCGAATGCCGGATCGTCCAGTGCGACGACGCGACGGCCCGCCGGCTGGTCCTGGTCGAGAACGCGAAACGCCGGGATCTCGACATCCTCGAAAAGGCCCGCGCCCTGCAGGGACTCGTCGACGAGTACGCGGCCGCCGGTCGCTCGCAGCGAGATCTGGCGGACGACGTCGGCGTCAGTCAGTCCGAGATCAGCAATCTGACCCGTCTGCTGACGCTCCCAGCGGCCTGGCAGGAGCGACTGATTACGGGCGGAATCACCAAGACGCAGGCCCGCGAGCTGCTGCCGTGGTGCGACGTCGCGGCGCTGTGGCCGAGGCTGGAGAAGTTCCGCGACGATGAGGGGCCGGAATGGTTCTCCCGCGACTTCTCACAACTGCTCGACCAGGCGCTCTACGACGTCAGCCGGCCGATGGAGAAGGGGGCCGGGTTCTTCGACGAGCAACGGCAACGCCGAACGGTTATGGCCTTCGCGGCGACGCCGGACGAATGCAAGCACCTGCAGGTCCGCAAGGTAGGGAAGTCCGATCGAGCCTTCAACACCGCACTCTGGGACTCCATGCAGCACGTGGCCGAGGACAAGGCCGCGGCGAAGTCCGCGATGCAGGCGGAGGCGACCGCGGGCAAGGTGGCCGCGAAGAAGGTCACGCCGAAACAGGCGGCCGAGCAGTTCAACAAACGGCTCTATCGGTGGAAGGTCGCCTGGCTGCAGCAGCGGATTGCCGCGGCCCTGGAGGACAAGACGGAGGGGGACACGCTGGTCCTGTTGCTGGTCTGGTTTGCCCAGGACGGGCATACGGCCTCCCACGAGCGGCGAACCTCGCTGGCGAAGGCGTTCGGCGTCCGCCGTACGTCGTGGTACCAGACGGACGCCATTCACATCCTGCAGGCGGTCGCCGCGAAGCCGGCCGCGACACGGACGGCCAGCCTCCGCCGGATCCTGCAGGAGTGGGTGCAGCATCCGGCCGACACGGGATCAACCGACATGCCGGCCCCGCTGGTCGACTGGCTCGCTGAGCATCTGGGAATCGACATCGTCCGGCAGTGGTCGCTCGATCGGTCGTATCTGGAGCTGCTGACGACGGCCCAGCTCCAGGAGCTGGCGGCCGAGTGGAAACTGCGATCGACCGACACGAAGCGCGGCGACCTGGTCGAGTGGCTGGCCACCGCCGGCAAGGAAAAGCCCTGCCCGAAAGCGGTGCGGGGGATCAAGGCGGTTTCGTTGGTTTGA